A portion of the Pseudomonas koreensis genome contains these proteins:
- a CDS encoding outer membrane protein assembly factor BamE, whose protein sequence is MSLRSIALLSFCVLLAACSKVNQENYSKLSAGMAKSEVESLLGKPTDCSGALGMSSCTWGDKNSFISVQYAGDKVLMFSGQGLK, encoded by the coding sequence ATGTCGCTGCGATCTATCGCCCTGCTGTCGTTTTGCGTGCTGTTGGCCGCATGCAGCAAGGTCAATCAGGAAAACTACTCGAAGCTCTCGGCCGGCATGGCCAAGTCCGAAGTGGAAAGCCTTCTCGGCAAGCCCACCGATTGCTCGGGCGCGCTCGGTATGTCCAGCTGCACCTGGGGCGACAAGAACAGCTTTATCAGCGTGCAATACGCCGGTGACAAAGTGCTGATGTTTTCCGGCCAAGGCCTGAAGTAA
- a CDS encoding lipocalin family protein: MKRLLLILFAGLVLAGCATSGVDPLAPKTVDSVNLKRYQGTWYELARLPMYFQRHCAQSEAHYSLKPDGNVGVLNRCLTPDWQWEEAKGTAYPQVPGKTDKLWVEFDNWFSRLVPGVAKGEYWVLYVSGDYKTAIVGDPSRKYLWLLSRTPTVNGVVREELLSKARQQGYDTTRLIWRASDRQMAKTSN; this comes from the coding sequence ATGAAGCGGTTATTGCTGATCCTTTTTGCTGGCCTGGTACTGGCCGGCTGCGCCACTTCCGGCGTCGACCCGCTGGCGCCGAAGACCGTCGACAGCGTCAATCTCAAGCGTTATCAGGGCACCTGGTATGAACTGGCACGCTTGCCGATGTACTTTCAACGCCATTGCGCGCAATCCGAAGCCCACTACAGCCTCAAGCCTGACGGTAATGTCGGCGTGCTCAACCGCTGTCTGACGCCGGACTGGCAGTGGGAAGAAGCCAAGGGCACGGCTTATCCCCAGGTGCCCGGCAAGACCGATAAGCTCTGGGTCGAATTCGATAACTGGTTCTCGCGCCTGGTGCCGGGTGTGGCGAAGGGCGAGTATTGGGTGTTGTACGTCAGCGGCGATTACAAGACCGCGATTGTCGGCGATCCAAGTCGCAAGTATCTGTGGCTGCTGTCACGCACGCCGACTGTCAACGGCGTAGTGCGCGAAGAATTGCTGAGCAAGGCGCGTCAGCAGGGCTACGACACTACGCGATTGATCTGGCGCGCGTCGGATCGGCAGATGGCCAAGACATCCAATTAA
- a CDS encoding methyl-accepting chemotaxis protein has product MTRNMKFSHKILLAAALVVAVAFACFIFFNDYRQRQALSSSTEATMQELGSLTTSNIQTWLESRIQLLQSLSQQVAVDGNAPASLKRIIDLPAYTGNFQLSYFGGADGVMFSVPAGNRAPDYDPRARGWYKAANSAQQTIVTEPYIAASSGKLVITVATPVQRQGQMLGVAGADIDLTSVSAIINSLNFGGHGHAFIVSAEGKILIHPDSKLVLKTLAEAYPNGAPQVSPGLKEVELDGKTQLISFTRVNGVPSADWYVALVLDKDTAFSMLSEFRTSALIAMVIAVLIIIGLLGMLIRVLMQPLLTMGRAMHDIAEGEGDLTKRLVIHGNDEFGALGTSFNRFVERIHTSIREVSSATGQVNEVALRVVAASNSSMYNSDQQASRTNSVAAAINELGAAAQEIAQNAALASQHSSDARSLAVDGQQVVDKTIQAMQQLSAKISDSCGNIETLNSNTVNIGQILEVITSISQQTNLLALNAAIEAARAGEAGRGFAVVADEVRNLAHRTQDSAQQVQKMIEELQVGARQAVTIMTESQRESESSVGIANQAGERLGSVTQRIGEIDGMNQSVATATEEQTAVVESINVDINEINTLNQEGVENLQATLRACSDLEQQAARLKQLVGSFRI; this is encoded by the coding sequence ATGACCAGAAACATGAAATTCAGCCACAAGATCCTGCTGGCTGCTGCCCTCGTGGTGGCCGTTGCGTTCGCCTGTTTCATCTTCTTCAACGACTATCGCCAGCGTCAGGCATTGAGCAGCAGCACCGAAGCGACCATGCAGGAGCTGGGCAGCCTGACCACCAGCAACATCCAGACCTGGCTGGAAAGCCGCATTCAACTGCTGCAATCGCTGTCACAGCAGGTAGCCGTCGACGGCAACGCGCCCGCCAGCCTCAAGCGCATCATCGACCTGCCCGCCTACACCGGCAATTTCCAGCTCAGCTACTTCGGTGGCGCTGACGGCGTGATGTTTTCCGTGCCCGCCGGCAACCGCGCGCCGGACTATGACCCGCGTGCTCGCGGCTGGTACAAAGCGGCGAACAGCGCGCAACAGACTATCGTCACCGAACCGTACATCGCCGCTTCGTCGGGCAAACTGGTGATCACTGTGGCCACCCCGGTGCAGCGTCAAGGCCAGATGCTTGGCGTCGCCGGGGCCGATATCGACCTGACCAGTGTCAGCGCGATCATCAACTCGCTGAATTTCGGCGGCCACGGGCACGCGTTCATCGTCAGCGCCGAAGGCAAGATCCTGATTCACCCGGACAGCAAACTGGTGCTCAAAACCCTCGCCGAGGCCTATCCGAACGGTGCGCCTCAAGTCAGTCCGGGCCTGAAAGAAGTCGAGCTTGATGGCAAGACCCAGTTGATTTCCTTCACTCGCGTCAACGGCGTGCCGTCGGCCGACTGGTACGTGGCGCTGGTGCTCGACAAAGACACCGCGTTCTCGATGCTCAGTGAATTCCGCACCTCGGCACTGATCGCCATGGTCATCGCCGTGCTGATCATCATCGGCCTGCTCGGCATGCTGATTCGCGTGCTGATGCAGCCGCTGCTGACCATGGGCCGTGCAATGCACGACATCGCTGAAGGCGAAGGCGACCTGACCAAACGTCTGGTGATCCACGGCAACGATGAATTCGGCGCGCTGGGCACTTCGTTCAACCGCTTCGTCGAACGTATCCACACTTCGATCCGCGAAGTGTCTTCGGCCACCGGCCAGGTCAACGAGGTCGCCCTGCGCGTCGTCGCCGCCTCGAACTCGTCGATGTACAACTCCGACCAGCAGGCCAGCCGCACCAACAGCGTTGCCGCCGCGATCAATGAGCTTGGCGCCGCCGCCCAGGAAATCGCCCAGAACGCCGCCCTCGCCTCGCAGCATTCCAGCGATGCGCGCAGCCTTGCGGTCGACGGCCAGCAGGTGGTGGATAAAACCATTCAAGCCATGCAGCAACTGTCGGCGAAAATCAGCGACTCCTGCGGCAACATCGAAACCCTGAACAGCAACACGGTGAACATCGGCCAGATTCTCGAGGTGATCACCAGCATTTCCCAGCAGACCAACCTGCTCGCACTCAACGCCGCCATCGAAGCGGCGCGTGCCGGTGAAGCCGGACGCGGTTTCGCCGTGGTCGCCGACGAGGTGCGTAATCTCGCGCATCGCACCCAGGATTCGGCGCAGCAAGTGCAGAAGATGATCGAAGAATTGCAGGTCGGCGCACGCCAGGCGGTGACCATCATGACCGAGAGCCAGCGCGAGAGCGAAAGCAGCGTCGGCATCGCCAACCAGGCAGGCGAGCGCCTGGGCAGCGTGACCCAGCGCATCGGCGAAATCGACGGCATGAACCAGTCGGTGGCGACCGCGACTGAAGAGCAGACTGCTGTGGTCGAGTCGATCAATGTCGATATCAACGAGATCAACACGCTGAATCAGGAGGGTGTGGAAAACTTGCAGGCTACGTTGCGCGCCTGTTCGGATCTTGAGCAGCAGGCGGCGCGGTTGAAGCAGCTGGTCGGCAGCTTCAGGATTTAA